A single Candidatus Omnitrophota bacterium DNA region contains:
- a CDS encoding DUF2905 domain-containing protein: MGDIAKILVTAGLVLIFLGGLAFLAGKIPGMGKWPGDILLKKDNFTFYFPLTTSLVVSLVLSLLFFLWNRR; this comes from the coding sequence ATGGGCGACATAGCGAAAATTTTGGTTACAGCCGGTTTGGTCCTCATCTTTCTCGGAGGGCTCGCGTTTCTCGCGGGGAAGATCCCCGGGATGGGGAAATGGCCGGGTGATATTTTACTTAAGAAGGACAACTTTACGTTTTATTTCCCCTTGACCACCAGCCTTGTGGTCAGTCTGGTGCTGAGTCTCCTATTCTTCCTCTGGAATCGGCGTTAA
- a CDS encoding SpoIID/LytB domain-containing protein, producing MLRFFCKISAALIIAALVVFQAGMAVSDLTARRFVRILILKDVPEAEVYIRGAYEIVDPAAEVVLFRGRNLRWSAVSPSGDGILIGEQEYPLERLRLIPGKDVTVRVGDKNRRYRGRIDVIRKDKRLLVVNGIDLDDYIKGVLYHEVSDRWPLDAIMAQAVAARSYAVFQIQSKAKFDYDMTSDIYSQVYGGRTSEHFRTNIAVNRTKGEILTYKGKVVPAYFHATCAGRTEDVSELWKQDLPPLKGVACGFCGHSPHMAWKKNFQSKAVQEKLNQKGYRLGLIKDIIVSRRNASGRIKELEIETRDGQRTKISGKDFREILGPNVIRSNMYEIQMRGYYFDVVGQGWGHGVGLCQWGAYGMSMQRYTYREILRHYYPGAEITLFRGTDKY from the coding sequence ATGCTTCGATTTTTTTGTAAAATTTCGGCGGCCCTGATCATTGCCGCGCTGGTGGTCTTCCAGGCGGGGATGGCGGTCTCGGATCTCACCGCCCGCCGTTTTGTCAGGATCCTGATCCTTAAGGACGTCCCCGAGGCCGAGGTCTATATCCGGGGGGCGTATGAGATCGTCGATCCGGCGGCCGAAGTCGTTTTATTCCGTGGGAGAAATCTGCGCTGGAGCGCCGTGTCGCCCTCCGGTGACGGGATCCTGATCGGCGAGCAAGAATATCCTCTGGAACGCCTCCGGTTGATCCCGGGCAAGGACGTGACGGTCCGTGTGGGAGATAAAAACCGGCGTTACCGCGGGCGCATCGATGTGATCCGCAAGGACAAGCGCCTGCTGGTGGTCAACGGCATCGACCTGGACGATTACATCAAAGGCGTGCTGTACCACGAGGTCTCCGACCGGTGGCCCCTGGACGCCATCATGGCCCAGGCGGTGGCCGCCCGCAGTTACGCGGTGTTTCAGATCCAGTCTAAGGCCAAATTCGACTACGACATGACCAGCGACATTTACTCGCAGGTTTACGGAGGGAGAACTTCGGAGCATTTTCGGACCAACATCGCGGTCAACCGGACCAAGGGCGAGATCCTGACTTATAAAGGTAAGGTCGTGCCTGCGTATTTTCACGCGACCTGCGCCGGCCGCACCGAAGATGTCAGCGAATTGTGGAAGCAGGACCTTCCTCCGTTGAAGGGTGTGGCCTGCGGCTTTTGCGGGCATTCCCCGCACATGGCATGGAAAAAGAATTTTCAGTCCAAGGCGGTCCAGGAAAAGCTCAATCAAAAAGGTTATCGGCTGGGGTTGATCAAGGACATCATCGTGTCCCGGCGCAACGCAAGCGGGCGCATCAAGGAACTGGAGATCGAGACCCGGGACGGCCAGCGGACGAAAATTTCCGGCAAGGATTTCCGGGAGATCCTCGGCCCCAACGTCATTCGCAGCAATATGTACGAGATTCAGATGCGCGGCTATTATTTTGACGTGGTCGGCCAGGGGTGGGGGCATGGCGTGGGTTTGTGCCAGTGGGGCGCTTACGGGATGTCCATGCAGAGGTATACTTACCGCGAGATTCTGCGGCATTATTATCCCGGAGCCGAGATCACGCTGTTTCGCGGCACGGATAAATACTGA
- the queA gene encoding tRNA preQ1(34) S-adenosylmethionine ribosyltransferase-isomerase QueA — MRLEQFSYDLPPELIAQTPLKDRAQARLFVVERATGRFLHDRFQNIGTYLPLKSPLVLNNSRVIPARLLGHKERTGGKVEIFLLKRLSGGCWEAMLKPYKKVRQDDVIRFEGSSLTAEVVDREQRIVRFNRRDLRKDLDAIGHMPLPPYIRRPDSVEDREDYQTVYARPRGSVAAPTAGLHFTQELLRQLKRQGHDIRPVTLHVNLGTFKMVESEDVTRHRMHAEEFSIPGGTAAAIARARKAGRKITAVGTTSCRVLETLARTGTGKGTTDIFIYPGYEFQWVDALVTNFHLPESTLLMLVYAFGGMGLMKKAYQEAIRLKYRFYSYGDAMLII, encoded by the coding sequence TTGCGGCTTGAGCAATTTTCGTATGATCTGCCACCGGAGCTCATCGCCCAGACGCCCCTGAAGGACAGGGCCCAGGCGCGGTTGTTCGTCGTTGAACGGGCGACCGGGCGGTTCCTCCACGATCGATTCCAGAACATCGGGACGTATTTGCCCTTGAAAAGTCCCCTGGTGCTCAACAACAGCCGGGTGATTCCGGCGCGTCTTCTGGGACATAAGGAGCGGACGGGCGGGAAGGTCGAGATTTTTCTCCTGAAACGGCTGTCCGGCGGGTGCTGGGAGGCGATGCTGAAGCCTTACAAGAAGGTCCGCCAGGACGACGTGATCCGTTTCGAAGGCTCGTCCCTGACGGCGGAGGTCGTTGACAGGGAACAACGGATCGTGCGGTTTAACCGCAGGGACCTGCGCAAAGACCTGGACGCGATCGGGCACATGCCCTTGCCGCCCTACATCCGGCGGCCGGATTCGGTGGAAGACCGGGAGGATTACCAGACGGTCTATGCCCGTCCCCGCGGCTCGGTGGCGGCCCCGACAGCCGGGCTGCATTTCACGCAAGAGCTTCTGCGGCAGTTGAAGCGACAGGGCCATGATATCCGGCCGGTCACTCTTCATGTGAATCTCGGGACGTTCAAGATGGTGGAGTCTGAGGATGTGACTCGGCACCGGATGCATGCTGAGGAATTCTCGATCCCGGGCGGGACCGCTGCGGCGATTGCCCGGGCCCGGAAGGCCGGGAGGAAGATCACCGCCGTCGGGACAACGAGCTGCCGGGTGCTGGAAACCCTGGCGCGGACCGGGACGGGTAAAGGGACGACGGATATTTTCATCTATCCCGGATACGAATTTCAATGGGTGGACGCCCTGGTGACCAATTTCCACTTGCCGGAGAGCACGCTGTTGATGCTGGTGTACGCCTTCGGCGGGATGGGGCTGATGAAAAAAGCGTATCAGGAAGCGATCCGATTGAAGTACCGGTTTTACAGTTACGGCGACGCGATGCTGATCATATAA